Proteins co-encoded in one Ziziphus jujuba cultivar Dongzao chromosome 9, ASM3175591v1 genomic window:
- the LOC107427885 gene encoding probable ubiquitin-like-specific protease 2A isoform X4: MTRPSKPGSAGSRFQVFDFNDDDERVEKTSNRYVSQFLNPKKKKTMTTTTKTKTKTQSHQSPITKYQFLQCFAPGTEIVDKVCSKDCSNEFIDLDAEVGQEEGTLEKKNCNGLLDFNGCDIGRQSTYTVSNPINMPPGDGALKEDISGLDAYLISTSSNPENEPVDTISDDDDSSIEISSPLISTFSAVENLVPLDEQFLESGSGAVEIDQINMTVTLFPDFILYGDRYCKATRLTFSCSCIKLEGSLVNGISETFRSQWATRDIISIESQWCQTVETATIKLHLKSKDSKGNGKGNCTSGIQQLTFGVYDPHWLKNGEKAIKLLDAKYKDIWNTNFNPDVERDKEELLGRSWMSSSKHYFPKYLKNNIQPEEQHRFHFFNSFFFRKLADLDKDPSCACEGKAAFQRVRKWTRKVNIFEKDYIFIPVNYSLHWSLLVICHPGEVANFEVSEGSSRVPCILHMDSIRGSHRGLKNLVQSYLCEEWKERHSGTAEDISSKFLELRFVPLELPQQENSFDCGLFLLHYVELFLEQAPLNFSPFNIMELSTFLNRNWFPPTEASLKRTWIMKLIHGILEDHSQQAPADSTDKHSSPVVSNKTDSQATGVMYLDEICTSTEACDGNSSSSNVDEGIRISSLEATSPRGVSCSVESGLGYGKLFDPGNCARSLSDVGNLQLAPNCPESIISLVEGAEETDDLVAKSQLGTEDHRQVVGLASDLCSTSYMGTSFGELETTKECEYSMPQWKSDGGNSVSRTGKERRNLPEVGIDQDRSPPEIIEVFSCLRKPNEPQSSSTWSEELADCVVEDSEEADSMHESRKLVMSTAKGDSVEIISPKPVELQVSKRQRLVPPEDGKLLFC, encoded by the exons ATGACTCGGCCTTCCAAGCCCGGTTCTGCCGGCAGCCGATTCCAAGTCTTCGATTTCAACGACGACGATGAGCGAGTCGAGAAGACTTCTAACAGGTATGTTTCCCAATTCTTAAACcctaagaagaagaagacgatgaCGACGACGACGAAGACGAAGACGAAGACGCAGTCGCACCAGTCCCCCATTACCAAGTACCAGTTCCTCCAGTGCT TTGCACCTGGTACCGAGATTGTTGACAAGGTTTGTAGCAAGGATTGTAGCAATGAATTCATTGATCTTGATGCTGAAG TTGGACAAGAGGAAGGGACCCTGGAAAAGAAGAATTGCAATGGACTGTTAGATTTTAATGGTTGTGATATAGGTCGTCAATCTACATATACTGTTTCCAATCCAATAAACATGCCACCAGGAGATGGTGCTTTGAAAGAGGATATCTCTGGACTGGATGCCTATTTGATATCTACTTCTTCAAATCCTGAA AATGAGCCAGTTGATACTATATCAGATGATGATGATAGCAGTATTGAAATTAGCTCTCCATTGATTTCAACCTTTAGTGCTGTTGAGAATCTAG TTCCTCTGGATGAACAATTCTTAGAGTCAGGTTCTGGTGCAGTGGAGATT GATCAGATAAATATGACTGTTACTCTCTTccctgattttattttatacggAGATAGATATTGTAAGGCAACTCGGTTGACATTTTCATGCAGCTGTATCAAACTGGAAGGTTCATTAGTTAATGGCATCAGTGAAACATTTCGCTCTCAATGGGCTACTAGGGATATCATTTCTATTGAATCACAATGGTGTCAAACG GTTGAAACAGCTACTATCAAATTGCATCTTAAATCAAAGGATTCTAAAGGAAATGGAAAGGGAAACTGCACATCAG GCATTCAGCAGTTGACATTTGGAGTTTATGACCCTCATTGGCTCAAAAATGGAGAGAAAGCAATTAAGTTATTGGATGCAAAATACAAGGATATATGGAATACTAATTTCAA TCCTGATGTAGAAAGGGACAAGGAAGAGTTGTTGGGGCGAAGCTGGATGTCATCCTCTAAGCATTACTTTCCTAA ATACTTGAAGAACAACATTCAACCTGAAGAACAACATAGATTCCACTTTTTCAATAGTTTTTTCTTTCGGAAGCTTGCTGATCTTGACAAAGATCCATCATGTGCTTGTGAAGGCAAGGCAGCATTTCAACGTGTTCGTAAATGGACGAGGAAAGTAAACATTTTCGAAAAGGATTACATCTTCATTCCTGTAAATTACAG TCTTCATTGGAGTTTGCTTGTCATCTGTCATCCTGGTGAAGTAGCTAATTTTGAAG TAAGTGAAGGATCATCGAGGGTTCCATGCATCTTGCACATGGATTCCATTAGGGGAAGTCACAGAGGCCTAAAAAATCTTGTTCAAAG TTATCTATGCGAAGAGTGGAAAGAGAGGCATAGTGGGACAGCAGAAGATATTTCTTCAAAATTCTTAGAGCTGAGATTTGTCCCATTGGAG CTTCCACAGCAGGAAAATTCATTCGACTGTGGTCTTTTCTTGCTCCATTACGTGGAACTTTTTCTGGAGCAAGCTCCTCTTAACTTCAGCCCCTTTAACATCATGGAGTTATCCACCTTT CTAAACAGAAATTGGTTCCCACCTACCGAGGCTTCTCTTAAACGAACTTGGATCATGAAGTTAATTCATGGTATCCTTGAAGATCATTCTCAACAAGCTCCAGCTGATAGCACTGACAAACATTCTTCTCCAGTAGTATCCAATAAAACAGACAGTCAAGCAACTGGAGTTATGTATCTTGATGAGATATGCACTTCAACAGAAGCATGCGATGGCAATTCCTCTAGTTCCAATGTTGATGAAGGGATTAGAATCTCATCGTTAGAAGCTACCTCTCCAAGAGGCGTCAGCTGTTCTGTGGAATCAGGATTAGGTTATGGGAAGTTGTTTGATCCTGGAAATTGTGCTAGATCATTGTCTGATGTAGGCAATCTACAGTTAGCTCCAAACTGTCCAGAGAGTATCATCTCACTGGTAGAG GGAGCTGAAGAGACTGATGATTTGGTTGCTAAATCACAATTGGGCACGGAAGACCATCGTCAAGTTGTTGGCTTGGCATCTGATCTCTGCTCAACGTCTTATATGGGCACAAGTTTTGGAGAGTTGGAAACAACTAAGGAATGTGAATACTCTATGCCTCAGTGGAAATCTGATGGTGGTAATTCAGTTTCTAGAACAGGTAAGGAACGCCGGAACTTACCAGAGGTGGGGATAGATCAAGACCGCAGTCCACCGGAGATAATTGAGGTATTTTCCTGTCTTCGGAAACCAAATGAACCTCAATCTTCCTCAACCTGGAGTGAGGAACTTGCAGATTGTGTTGTGGAAGACTCTGAAGAGGCAGATAGCATGCATGAAAGCCGTAAACTTGTCATGTCCACTGCGAAAGGCGATTCAGTTGAAATCATTAGTCCTAAACCTGTTGAACTTCAGGTTTCGAAGAGACAAAGGCTAGTTCCTCCTGAAGATGGAAAACTGTTGTTTTGCTAG
- the LOC107427885 gene encoding probable ubiquitin-like-specific protease 2A isoform X2 produces MTRPSKPGSAGSRFQVFDFNDDDERVEKTSNRYVSQFLNPKKKKTMTTTTKTKTKTQSHQSPITKYQFLQCFAPGTEIVDKVCSKDCSNEFIDLDAEVGQEEGTLEKKNCNGLLDFNGCDIGRQSTYTVSNPINMPPGDGALKEDISGLDAYLISTSSNPENEPVDTISDDDDSSIEISSPLISTFSAVENLVPLDEQFLESGSGAVEIDQINMTVTLFPDFILYGDRYCKATRLTFSCSCIKLEGSLVNGISETFRSQWATRDIISIESQWCQTVETATIKLHLKSKDSKGNGKGNCTSGIQQLTFGVYDPHWLKNGEKAIKLLDAKYKDIWNTNFNPDVERDKEELLGRSWMSSSKHYFPNLDEPFKDVIYPKGDPDAVSISKSDIELLQPGTFINDTIIDFYIKYLKNNIQPEEQHRFHFFNSFFFRKLADLDKDPSCACEGKAAFQRVRKWTRKVNIFEKDYIFIPVNYSLHWSLLVICHPGEVANFEVSEGSSRVPCILHMDSIRGSHRGLKNLVQSYLCEEWKERHSGTAEDISSKFLELRFVPLEQENSFDCGLFLLHYVELFLEQAPLNFSPFNIMELSTFLNRNWFPPTEASLKRTWIMKLIHGILEDHSQQAPADSTDKHSSPVVSNKTDSQATGVMYLDEICTSTEACDGNSSSSNVDEGIRISSLEATSPRGVSCSVESGLGYGKLFDPGNCARSLSDVGNLQLAPNCPESIISLVEGAEETDDLVAKSQLGTEDHRQVVGLASDLCSTSYMGTSFGELETTKECEYSMPQWKSDGGNSVSRTGKERRNLPEVGIDQDRSPPEIIEVFSCLRKPNEPQSSSTWSEELADCVVEDSEEADSMHESRKLVMSTAKGDSVEIISPKPVELQVSKRQRLVPPEDGKLLFC; encoded by the exons ATGACTCGGCCTTCCAAGCCCGGTTCTGCCGGCAGCCGATTCCAAGTCTTCGATTTCAACGACGACGATGAGCGAGTCGAGAAGACTTCTAACAGGTATGTTTCCCAATTCTTAAACcctaagaagaagaagacgatgaCGACGACGACGAAGACGAAGACGAAGACGCAGTCGCACCAGTCCCCCATTACCAAGTACCAGTTCCTCCAGTGCT TTGCACCTGGTACCGAGATTGTTGACAAGGTTTGTAGCAAGGATTGTAGCAATGAATTCATTGATCTTGATGCTGAAG TTGGACAAGAGGAAGGGACCCTGGAAAAGAAGAATTGCAATGGACTGTTAGATTTTAATGGTTGTGATATAGGTCGTCAATCTACATATACTGTTTCCAATCCAATAAACATGCCACCAGGAGATGGTGCTTTGAAAGAGGATATCTCTGGACTGGATGCCTATTTGATATCTACTTCTTCAAATCCTGAA AATGAGCCAGTTGATACTATATCAGATGATGATGATAGCAGTATTGAAATTAGCTCTCCATTGATTTCAACCTTTAGTGCTGTTGAGAATCTAG TTCCTCTGGATGAACAATTCTTAGAGTCAGGTTCTGGTGCAGTGGAGATT GATCAGATAAATATGACTGTTACTCTCTTccctgattttattttatacggAGATAGATATTGTAAGGCAACTCGGTTGACATTTTCATGCAGCTGTATCAAACTGGAAGGTTCATTAGTTAATGGCATCAGTGAAACATTTCGCTCTCAATGGGCTACTAGGGATATCATTTCTATTGAATCACAATGGTGTCAAACG GTTGAAACAGCTACTATCAAATTGCATCTTAAATCAAAGGATTCTAAAGGAAATGGAAAGGGAAACTGCACATCAG GCATTCAGCAGTTGACATTTGGAGTTTATGACCCTCATTGGCTCAAAAATGGAGAGAAAGCAATTAAGTTATTGGATGCAAAATACAAGGATATATGGAATACTAATTTCAA TCCTGATGTAGAAAGGGACAAGGAAGAGTTGTTGGGGCGAAGCTGGATGTCATCCTCTAAGCATTACTTTCCTAA TCTCGATGAGCCTTTTAAAGATGTCATCTATCCCAAAGGGGATCCCGATGCTGTTTCCATCAGTAAGAGTGACATTGAGCTTCTACAGCCTGGGACATTCATAAATGATACTATAATTGACTTTTATATTAA ATACTTGAAGAACAACATTCAACCTGAAGAACAACATAGATTCCACTTTTTCAATAGTTTTTTCTTTCGGAAGCTTGCTGATCTTGACAAAGATCCATCATGTGCTTGTGAAGGCAAGGCAGCATTTCAACGTGTTCGTAAATGGACGAGGAAAGTAAACATTTTCGAAAAGGATTACATCTTCATTCCTGTAAATTACAG TCTTCATTGGAGTTTGCTTGTCATCTGTCATCCTGGTGAAGTAGCTAATTTTGAAG TAAGTGAAGGATCATCGAGGGTTCCATGCATCTTGCACATGGATTCCATTAGGGGAAGTCACAGAGGCCTAAAAAATCTTGTTCAAAG TTATCTATGCGAAGAGTGGAAAGAGAGGCATAGTGGGACAGCAGAAGATATTTCTTCAAAATTCTTAGAGCTGAGATTTGTCCCATTGGAG CAGGAAAATTCATTCGACTGTGGTCTTTTCTTGCTCCATTACGTGGAACTTTTTCTGGAGCAAGCTCCTCTTAACTTCAGCCCCTTTAACATCATGGAGTTATCCACCTTT CTAAACAGAAATTGGTTCCCACCTACCGAGGCTTCTCTTAAACGAACTTGGATCATGAAGTTAATTCATGGTATCCTTGAAGATCATTCTCAACAAGCTCCAGCTGATAGCACTGACAAACATTCTTCTCCAGTAGTATCCAATAAAACAGACAGTCAAGCAACTGGAGTTATGTATCTTGATGAGATATGCACTTCAACAGAAGCATGCGATGGCAATTCCTCTAGTTCCAATGTTGATGAAGGGATTAGAATCTCATCGTTAGAAGCTACCTCTCCAAGAGGCGTCAGCTGTTCTGTGGAATCAGGATTAGGTTATGGGAAGTTGTTTGATCCTGGAAATTGTGCTAGATCATTGTCTGATGTAGGCAATCTACAGTTAGCTCCAAACTGTCCAGAGAGTATCATCTCACTGGTAGAG GGAGCTGAAGAGACTGATGATTTGGTTGCTAAATCACAATTGGGCACGGAAGACCATCGTCAAGTTGTTGGCTTGGCATCTGATCTCTGCTCAACGTCTTATATGGGCACAAGTTTTGGAGAGTTGGAAACAACTAAGGAATGTGAATACTCTATGCCTCAGTGGAAATCTGATGGTGGTAATTCAGTTTCTAGAACAGGTAAGGAACGCCGGAACTTACCAGAGGTGGGGATAGATCAAGACCGCAGTCCACCGGAGATAATTGAGGTATTTTCCTGTCTTCGGAAACCAAATGAACCTCAATCTTCCTCAACCTGGAGTGAGGAACTTGCAGATTGTGTTGTGGAAGACTCTGAAGAGGCAGATAGCATGCATGAAAGCCGTAAACTTGTCATGTCCACTGCGAAAGGCGATTCAGTTGAAATCATTAGTCCTAAACCTGTTGAACTTCAGGTTTCGAAGAGACAAAGGCTAGTTCCTCCTGAAGATGGAAAACTGTTGTTTTGCTAG
- the LOC107427885 gene encoding probable ubiquitin-like-specific protease 2A isoform X3, with protein MTRPSKPGSAGSRFQVFDFNDDDERVEKTSNRYVSQFLNPKKKKTMTTTTKTKTKTQSHQSPITKYQFLQCFAPGTEIVDKVCSKDCSNEFIDLDAEVGQEEGTLEKKNCNGLLDFNGCDIGRQSTYTVSNPINMPPGDGALKEDISGLDAYLISTSSNPENEPVDTISDDDDSSIEISSPLISTFSAVENLVPLDEQFLESGSGAVEIDQINMTVTLFPDFILYGDRYCKATRLTFSCSCIKLEGSLVNGISETFRSQWATRDIISIESQWCQTVETATIKLHLKSKDSKGNGKGNCTSGIQQLTFGVYDPHWLKNGEKAIKLLDAKYKDIWNTNFNPDVERDKEELLGRSWMSSSKHYFPNLDEPFKDVIYPKGDPDAVSISKSDIELLQPGTFINDTIIDFYIKYLKNNIQPEEQHRFHFFNSFFFRKLADLDKDPSCACEGKAAFQRVRKWTRKVNIFEKDYIFIPVNYSLHWSLLVICHPGEVANFEVSEGSSRVPCILHMDSIRGSHRGLKNLVQSYLCEEWKERHSGTAEDISSKFLELRFVPLEENSFDCGLFLLHYVELFLEQAPLNFSPFNIMELSTFLNRNWFPPTEASLKRTWIMKLIHGILEDHSQQAPADSTDKHSSPVVSNKTDSQATGVMYLDEICTSTEACDGNSSSSNVDEGIRISSLEATSPRGVSCSVESGLGYGKLFDPGNCARSLSDVGNLQLAPNCPESIISLVEGAEETDDLVAKSQLGTEDHRQVVGLASDLCSTSYMGTSFGELETTKECEYSMPQWKSDGGNSVSRTGKERRNLPEVGIDQDRSPPEIIEVFSCLRKPNEPQSSSTWSEELADCVVEDSEEADSMHESRKLVMSTAKGDSVEIISPKPVELQVSKRQRLVPPEDGKLLFC; from the exons ATGACTCGGCCTTCCAAGCCCGGTTCTGCCGGCAGCCGATTCCAAGTCTTCGATTTCAACGACGACGATGAGCGAGTCGAGAAGACTTCTAACAGGTATGTTTCCCAATTCTTAAACcctaagaagaagaagacgatgaCGACGACGACGAAGACGAAGACGAAGACGCAGTCGCACCAGTCCCCCATTACCAAGTACCAGTTCCTCCAGTGCT TTGCACCTGGTACCGAGATTGTTGACAAGGTTTGTAGCAAGGATTGTAGCAATGAATTCATTGATCTTGATGCTGAAG TTGGACAAGAGGAAGGGACCCTGGAAAAGAAGAATTGCAATGGACTGTTAGATTTTAATGGTTGTGATATAGGTCGTCAATCTACATATACTGTTTCCAATCCAATAAACATGCCACCAGGAGATGGTGCTTTGAAAGAGGATATCTCTGGACTGGATGCCTATTTGATATCTACTTCTTCAAATCCTGAA AATGAGCCAGTTGATACTATATCAGATGATGATGATAGCAGTATTGAAATTAGCTCTCCATTGATTTCAACCTTTAGTGCTGTTGAGAATCTAG TTCCTCTGGATGAACAATTCTTAGAGTCAGGTTCTGGTGCAGTGGAGATT GATCAGATAAATATGACTGTTACTCTCTTccctgattttattttatacggAGATAGATATTGTAAGGCAACTCGGTTGACATTTTCATGCAGCTGTATCAAACTGGAAGGTTCATTAGTTAATGGCATCAGTGAAACATTTCGCTCTCAATGGGCTACTAGGGATATCATTTCTATTGAATCACAATGGTGTCAAACG GTTGAAACAGCTACTATCAAATTGCATCTTAAATCAAAGGATTCTAAAGGAAATGGAAAGGGAAACTGCACATCAG GCATTCAGCAGTTGACATTTGGAGTTTATGACCCTCATTGGCTCAAAAATGGAGAGAAAGCAATTAAGTTATTGGATGCAAAATACAAGGATATATGGAATACTAATTTCAA TCCTGATGTAGAAAGGGACAAGGAAGAGTTGTTGGGGCGAAGCTGGATGTCATCCTCTAAGCATTACTTTCCTAA TCTCGATGAGCCTTTTAAAGATGTCATCTATCCCAAAGGGGATCCCGATGCTGTTTCCATCAGTAAGAGTGACATTGAGCTTCTACAGCCTGGGACATTCATAAATGATACTATAATTGACTTTTATATTAA ATACTTGAAGAACAACATTCAACCTGAAGAACAACATAGATTCCACTTTTTCAATAGTTTTTTCTTTCGGAAGCTTGCTGATCTTGACAAAGATCCATCATGTGCTTGTGAAGGCAAGGCAGCATTTCAACGTGTTCGTAAATGGACGAGGAAAGTAAACATTTTCGAAAAGGATTACATCTTCATTCCTGTAAATTACAG TCTTCATTGGAGTTTGCTTGTCATCTGTCATCCTGGTGAAGTAGCTAATTTTGAAG TAAGTGAAGGATCATCGAGGGTTCCATGCATCTTGCACATGGATTCCATTAGGGGAAGTCACAGAGGCCTAAAAAATCTTGTTCAAAG TTATCTATGCGAAGAGTGGAAAGAGAGGCATAGTGGGACAGCAGAAGATATTTCTTCAAAATTCTTAGAGCTGAGATTTGTCCCATTGGAG GAAAATTCATTCGACTGTGGTCTTTTCTTGCTCCATTACGTGGAACTTTTTCTGGAGCAAGCTCCTCTTAACTTCAGCCCCTTTAACATCATGGAGTTATCCACCTTT CTAAACAGAAATTGGTTCCCACCTACCGAGGCTTCTCTTAAACGAACTTGGATCATGAAGTTAATTCATGGTATCCTTGAAGATCATTCTCAACAAGCTCCAGCTGATAGCACTGACAAACATTCTTCTCCAGTAGTATCCAATAAAACAGACAGTCAAGCAACTGGAGTTATGTATCTTGATGAGATATGCACTTCAACAGAAGCATGCGATGGCAATTCCTCTAGTTCCAATGTTGATGAAGGGATTAGAATCTCATCGTTAGAAGCTACCTCTCCAAGAGGCGTCAGCTGTTCTGTGGAATCAGGATTAGGTTATGGGAAGTTGTTTGATCCTGGAAATTGTGCTAGATCATTGTCTGATGTAGGCAATCTACAGTTAGCTCCAAACTGTCCAGAGAGTATCATCTCACTGGTAGAG GGAGCTGAAGAGACTGATGATTTGGTTGCTAAATCACAATTGGGCACGGAAGACCATCGTCAAGTTGTTGGCTTGGCATCTGATCTCTGCTCAACGTCTTATATGGGCACAAGTTTTGGAGAGTTGGAAACAACTAAGGAATGTGAATACTCTATGCCTCAGTGGAAATCTGATGGTGGTAATTCAGTTTCTAGAACAGGTAAGGAACGCCGGAACTTACCAGAGGTGGGGATAGATCAAGACCGCAGTCCACCGGAGATAATTGAGGTATTTTCCTGTCTTCGGAAACCAAATGAACCTCAATCTTCCTCAACCTGGAGTGAGGAACTTGCAGATTGTGTTGTGGAAGACTCTGAAGAGGCAGATAGCATGCATGAAAGCCGTAAACTTGTCATGTCCACTGCGAAAGGCGATTCAGTTGAAATCATTAGTCCTAAACCTGTTGAACTTCAGGTTTCGAAGAGACAAAGGCTAGTTCCTCCTGAAGATGGAAAACTGTTGTTTTGCTAG
- the LOC107427885 gene encoding probable ubiquitin-like-specific protease 2A isoform X1 has translation MTRPSKPGSAGSRFQVFDFNDDDERVEKTSNRYVSQFLNPKKKKTMTTTTKTKTKTQSHQSPITKYQFLQCFAPGTEIVDKVCSKDCSNEFIDLDAEVGQEEGTLEKKNCNGLLDFNGCDIGRQSTYTVSNPINMPPGDGALKEDISGLDAYLISTSSNPENEPVDTISDDDDSSIEISSPLISTFSAVENLVPLDEQFLESGSGAVEIDQINMTVTLFPDFILYGDRYCKATRLTFSCSCIKLEGSLVNGISETFRSQWATRDIISIESQWCQTVETATIKLHLKSKDSKGNGKGNCTSGIQQLTFGVYDPHWLKNGEKAIKLLDAKYKDIWNTNFNPDVERDKEELLGRSWMSSSKHYFPNLDEPFKDVIYPKGDPDAVSISKSDIELLQPGTFINDTIIDFYIKYLKNNIQPEEQHRFHFFNSFFFRKLADLDKDPSCACEGKAAFQRVRKWTRKVNIFEKDYIFIPVNYSLHWSLLVICHPGEVANFEVSEGSSRVPCILHMDSIRGSHRGLKNLVQSYLCEEWKERHSGTAEDISSKFLELRFVPLELPQQENSFDCGLFLLHYVELFLEQAPLNFSPFNIMELSTFLNRNWFPPTEASLKRTWIMKLIHGILEDHSQQAPADSTDKHSSPVVSNKTDSQATGVMYLDEICTSTEACDGNSSSSNVDEGIRISSLEATSPRGVSCSVESGLGYGKLFDPGNCARSLSDVGNLQLAPNCPESIISLVEGAEETDDLVAKSQLGTEDHRQVVGLASDLCSTSYMGTSFGELETTKECEYSMPQWKSDGGNSVSRTGKERRNLPEVGIDQDRSPPEIIEVFSCLRKPNEPQSSSTWSEELADCVVEDSEEADSMHESRKLVMSTAKGDSVEIISPKPVELQVSKRQRLVPPEDGKLLFC, from the exons ATGACTCGGCCTTCCAAGCCCGGTTCTGCCGGCAGCCGATTCCAAGTCTTCGATTTCAACGACGACGATGAGCGAGTCGAGAAGACTTCTAACAGGTATGTTTCCCAATTCTTAAACcctaagaagaagaagacgatgaCGACGACGACGAAGACGAAGACGAAGACGCAGTCGCACCAGTCCCCCATTACCAAGTACCAGTTCCTCCAGTGCT TTGCACCTGGTACCGAGATTGTTGACAAGGTTTGTAGCAAGGATTGTAGCAATGAATTCATTGATCTTGATGCTGAAG TTGGACAAGAGGAAGGGACCCTGGAAAAGAAGAATTGCAATGGACTGTTAGATTTTAATGGTTGTGATATAGGTCGTCAATCTACATATACTGTTTCCAATCCAATAAACATGCCACCAGGAGATGGTGCTTTGAAAGAGGATATCTCTGGACTGGATGCCTATTTGATATCTACTTCTTCAAATCCTGAA AATGAGCCAGTTGATACTATATCAGATGATGATGATAGCAGTATTGAAATTAGCTCTCCATTGATTTCAACCTTTAGTGCTGTTGAGAATCTAG TTCCTCTGGATGAACAATTCTTAGAGTCAGGTTCTGGTGCAGTGGAGATT GATCAGATAAATATGACTGTTACTCTCTTccctgattttattttatacggAGATAGATATTGTAAGGCAACTCGGTTGACATTTTCATGCAGCTGTATCAAACTGGAAGGTTCATTAGTTAATGGCATCAGTGAAACATTTCGCTCTCAATGGGCTACTAGGGATATCATTTCTATTGAATCACAATGGTGTCAAACG GTTGAAACAGCTACTATCAAATTGCATCTTAAATCAAAGGATTCTAAAGGAAATGGAAAGGGAAACTGCACATCAG GCATTCAGCAGTTGACATTTGGAGTTTATGACCCTCATTGGCTCAAAAATGGAGAGAAAGCAATTAAGTTATTGGATGCAAAATACAAGGATATATGGAATACTAATTTCAA TCCTGATGTAGAAAGGGACAAGGAAGAGTTGTTGGGGCGAAGCTGGATGTCATCCTCTAAGCATTACTTTCCTAA TCTCGATGAGCCTTTTAAAGATGTCATCTATCCCAAAGGGGATCCCGATGCTGTTTCCATCAGTAAGAGTGACATTGAGCTTCTACAGCCTGGGACATTCATAAATGATACTATAATTGACTTTTATATTAA ATACTTGAAGAACAACATTCAACCTGAAGAACAACATAGATTCCACTTTTTCAATAGTTTTTTCTTTCGGAAGCTTGCTGATCTTGACAAAGATCCATCATGTGCTTGTGAAGGCAAGGCAGCATTTCAACGTGTTCGTAAATGGACGAGGAAAGTAAACATTTTCGAAAAGGATTACATCTTCATTCCTGTAAATTACAG TCTTCATTGGAGTTTGCTTGTCATCTGTCATCCTGGTGAAGTAGCTAATTTTGAAG TAAGTGAAGGATCATCGAGGGTTCCATGCATCTTGCACATGGATTCCATTAGGGGAAGTCACAGAGGCCTAAAAAATCTTGTTCAAAG TTATCTATGCGAAGAGTGGAAAGAGAGGCATAGTGGGACAGCAGAAGATATTTCTTCAAAATTCTTAGAGCTGAGATTTGTCCCATTGGAG CTTCCACAGCAGGAAAATTCATTCGACTGTGGTCTTTTCTTGCTCCATTACGTGGAACTTTTTCTGGAGCAAGCTCCTCTTAACTTCAGCCCCTTTAACATCATGGAGTTATCCACCTTT CTAAACAGAAATTGGTTCCCACCTACCGAGGCTTCTCTTAAACGAACTTGGATCATGAAGTTAATTCATGGTATCCTTGAAGATCATTCTCAACAAGCTCCAGCTGATAGCACTGACAAACATTCTTCTCCAGTAGTATCCAATAAAACAGACAGTCAAGCAACTGGAGTTATGTATCTTGATGAGATATGCACTTCAACAGAAGCATGCGATGGCAATTCCTCTAGTTCCAATGTTGATGAAGGGATTAGAATCTCATCGTTAGAAGCTACCTCTCCAAGAGGCGTCAGCTGTTCTGTGGAATCAGGATTAGGTTATGGGAAGTTGTTTGATCCTGGAAATTGTGCTAGATCATTGTCTGATGTAGGCAATCTACAGTTAGCTCCAAACTGTCCAGAGAGTATCATCTCACTGGTAGAG GGAGCTGAAGAGACTGATGATTTGGTTGCTAAATCACAATTGGGCACGGAAGACCATCGTCAAGTTGTTGGCTTGGCATCTGATCTCTGCTCAACGTCTTATATGGGCACAAGTTTTGGAGAGTTGGAAACAACTAAGGAATGTGAATACTCTATGCCTCAGTGGAAATCTGATGGTGGTAATTCAGTTTCTAGAACAGGTAAGGAACGCCGGAACTTACCAGAGGTGGGGATAGATCAAGACCGCAGTCCACCGGAGATAATTGAGGTATTTTCCTGTCTTCGGAAACCAAATGAACCTCAATCTTCCTCAACCTGGAGTGAGGAACTTGCAGATTGTGTTGTGGAAGACTCTGAAGAGGCAGATAGCATGCATGAAAGCCGTAAACTTGTCATGTCCACTGCGAAAGGCGATTCAGTTGAAATCATTAGTCCTAAACCTGTTGAACTTCAGGTTTCGAAGAGACAAAGGCTAGTTCCTCCTGAAGATGGAAAACTGTTGTTTTGCTAG